CCTGCTGGAGATGCGGGGCGAAACCGCGCGGGCACGGGAGCTGATTGCCAGCGCCCTGTGCAGGATTCACGGGGGAGAGCGCACCCGTGACTACCGCGAGGCACGCAGGCTCCTGGAGCGCCTGGAGTCCGCCAGACGCTACAGCGAGTAGCCCAGCGTCACGCCGAGCACGTGCGCGGTGCCGGAGTACGTGCCGTCGATGCCCGGCGCGGTGCTCTCCGTGTCCGCGAGGAGGACGAGCTGGTACGCCGCATCCGCCCGCAGGTTGCCGAACCGGTAGCCCGCGCCCACGGAGAACTTGTAGCGGTCCGCATCCGGCAGGTCCGGCGTCAGCGTCTCCGGCGGGCTGGGTGACAGGTCCGCCACGAAGCCGGCGCGCACCTGCAGCTCCGGCGTCACGCCGTACTCCGCGCCCAGGTGGTACTTCGCCTTCCCCACCCACTGCTTGGCCACCGGGTTGTCCAGGGAGGGGTTGTCCGGGAAGCGGATGGTCAGCGACTGGAAGCTGGCCCAGTCCACCAGCTGGATGTCCAGCGCGAGCGTCAGCCGCTCCATGGGCGTCAACGCCATGCCGAGCGACAGCGTCGCGGGGAACTTCACGTCCGCCTCCACCCGCTGGTCGATGAGCCGGCGCTCGAACTCCAGCGGCACGTTCTGGAAGTCCGCGCTGCCCTTGAACGTGGTGGACACGGCGCTGCGGTAGTGCAAGCCGACCGTGAGCTCCTTGGGCAGCAGCACCGCCTGGATGCCCGCGTTGAAGCCCACGCCCCAGGCCGCGCCGCCCAGGTGGATGGCGCCCTCGCTCTCCACGAAGTTCAGCGCCCGCTTGAGCTCCACCGTGGTGCGCACCACGTCCACGCCCGCGCCAATCCGGATGTACTCGTGGGGCTGAAACGCGACGGTGGGGTTGATGTAGTACGTGGCCAGGCTGGACTCGCGGCCCTTGAAGCGGCCCACGAAGCCCTCCTCCCAGCGGCTGCGCGCGCCGTACGGCGTGTACGCACCCACGCCGAAGGCCCATTTCTCGAACGGCCGGACGACGACGAACGCATGCGGCGGGGGCGACAGCGTCAGCTTCTGGCCCTGGGACTCGCCGCCCGTCGGGGTGAAGCGGAGGCTGGGCAGGATGCCGGTGTCGCCCACCGTGATGTCCAGCTTCTCCACCCCGAGGATGTTGGCGGCGTTGGAGTAGATGGCCGACGAGTC
The Pyxidicoccus xibeiensis DNA segment above includes these coding regions:
- a CDS encoding OmpP1/FadL family transporter, with translation MKKTLSLVTLLAAGASQAAGFQIDTHSARSTGMGNASTAALDDSSAIYSNAANILGVEKLDITVGDTGILPSLRFTPTGGESQGQKLTLSPPPHAFVVVRPFEKWAFGVGAYTPYGARSRWEEGFVGRFKGRESSLATYYINPTVAFQPHEYIRIGAGVDVVRTTVELKRALNFVESEGAIHLGGAAWGVGFNAGIQAVLLPKELTVGLHYRSAVSTTFKGSADFQNVPLEFERRLIDQRVEADVKFPATLSLGMALTPMERLTLALDIQLVDWASFQSLTIRFPDNPSLDNPVAKQWVGKAKYHLGAEYGVTPELQVRAGFVADLSPSPPETLTPDLPDADRYKFSVGAGYRFGNLRADAAYQLVLLADTESTAPGIDGTYSGTAHVLGVTLGYSL